aaagactgaaaaagaatttgtataaaatttggatagagaaaatgaaaaataatgcaaatctaccgtacgaaaaataatttatctagataaaaatttctAGTCGAAATAATCCACGATTCTATTTTTACACAATTATAACTTTATCGTTGTTACGTTgagattgtattattatttcgtGTTCGAACTGTGTGGATACCACAAGAAATATTGACAAGCACACCATACTTATAACAATCGTAACTCGTTCCAATACGTGTTTGATACCACAGCACAATCTTCGTtcatcgtcgttcgatcgatcgaacgtccaTTACTGTTAAGGGGTTGCTACGAAGgtcgaaaaataaacaaacttttcaattttgtcGAGAGAAAAGTATATTTACGTTGCAACGAAGTTATTAACTGGTATATTAACTACGTAAACGTTCAagtgcgaagaaaaaaaaaatacttatcgATTCATTTGTAGATTTTGTCACTACTCGTGGTAGCCAGTACAGCAATCACAATCAACAAGCGCGAAAAGGACAAATCCATTGAGAAGAAGCACGATAAGAGGGGTCTCCATTTGGGGTACGGTCTGCCCCCTGAACACCTGTACGGTGCACCTGAACCAGCACCTATCTACGAAACTCATGTTCACGATGCAGTGCACGGTGTGGGACCACCACTGCCTCCTCCAGCTATAGCGCATCCAGCACGTTAGTATATTTTTCCACTATATTATCCGAATTATCCAACGTTATCCACGGAAAGACGCGGAATTACCACCTTCGTCTCTCTTTACGTACTTTCAGCGCAAGAGTTCCTGTTTCAATTCTTAAACCCAAAATATCAAGCTCATAACTAATTTCTATCCATATTTAACTATTCTCATGTATCGTTGGTCAAATTTTCAAACCCAAAGTATCAAGCTCATAACTAATTTCTATCCATATCTAACCATTCTCATATATCTTTggtacaattcttaaatccaaaataTCAAGCTCATAACTAACTTCTATCCATATCTAACCATTCTCATATATCTTTGGTACAATTCTTAAACCCAAAATATCAAGCTCATAACTAACTTCTACCCGTATCTAACCATTACACATACGGTACTTCTACTCGCTTTCTTCTATTTTGGCTGATAGTTCCAACAATCAAAGTTCAGAATAATCAAAACCTACGGTGCGTTAACCATGGTACTCGTGTTTCACAGCTTTAGCAGTACCAGTGCCTCAACCGCTGGCCCATCCGTTGCCAGTGGCTCATCCGTTGCCAGTGGCTCATCCCGTGCCAGTGGCTCATCCCGTGCCAGTGGCTCATCCCGTGCCAGTGGCTCATCCCGTGCCCCATCCGGTGCCAGTGCCACAGCCTATACCGCACCCGGTTCCAGTGGCGGTCCCCGTGGCGAAACCAGTGCCGATTCCAGTGCCGGTCGATCGCGCGGTTCCAGTGCCTGTGGACCGTTTGGTTCCGGTGCCGGTAGCGGTTCCAGTCCCTAAGCCCTATCCCGTCCACGTGGAGAGATTAGTGCACATCGACAGACCAGTCGCTGTACCGGTCGACAGGCCGGTTCATATTCCAGTGGACCGTCCAGTGGCGGTTCCAGTTCCAGTACCGAAACCGTACGCGGTCCCGTTCGAGAAGTTGGTTCACGTGGACAGACCGTATCCCGTTCACGTGGCCGTGCCCTATCACGTGCCTAAACCTTACCCCGTACCGGTCGCTATCCACGCCCACAAATCGCACGGTTGGTTCAAGTGGTGAACATCGATTTCGATCGTACGGTCCCCTTCTCTAGACGCTGCTTCGTTCACGTGTTTTCGCTCGACTCTTCGAGGTACAGTGAGTTGAAAAATGTCCTTAGATTTTTAATACACGGGTACGGGCCGTGGGATATTTTATACGGTGGGTCGAGGAATCAAAGTAACGTGAGTCTCacggtggaatatttttcaagtcGAAGAATCAAAGTAACGCGAGTTGCATAACGAGATAGTTTTTGGTACATAATGGAAAATTGAAGTAACATAAGTTGCacggtggaatatttttcacgtcgaagaaaaaaaagtaacgcgAGTTGCATAATGAGATATTTTTTGGTACATAATGGAAAATTGAAGTAACGTAATTTGCACGGTGGAATATAGTATTTTTCacgtcgaagaaaaaaaagtaacgcgAGTTGCATAGCGAGATATTTTTTGGTACATAATGGAAAATTGAAGTAACGTAATTTGcacgatggaatatttttcacgtcGAAGAATCAAAGTAACGCGAGTTGCATAACGAGATATTTTTCGGTACATAATGGAAAATTGAAGCAACGTAATTTGcacgatggaatatttttcacgtcgaagaaaaaaaaataacgcgaGTTGcataacgaaataattttcaattaacgtAATGGAAGATTACGGTAGGGTCGTTTTCAACctatcgtgaaaaattaaagtaacacAAGTTGCACGttgggatatttttcaattcaccGTGAAAAATTACACTAACGCAAATTACCcggtgggatatttttcaattcacgATGAAAGATTAAAGTAGCACAAGTTGcacgttgaaataattttcaactcaCCATGGACTATTAAAATAACACAAGTTGCACGGTGGGACTGTTAATATTTCACCTCGTAATTAAGTATCTAAACGATCCGTTTCTTTTCGTGTCGGTTATTTTGTCTGATTTTAAGTGTTTAACAACCGTGCCTCGAAGAGTTAAACGTTTCTCTACAGATTTCGATACTAGTCTGTTTTATTAAGGAGACTTTTCCGCTGGTCTGTCGCACGTGATGGCTACTTGATCATTTTTTGATAACTGGATCGTGAAGAGTGGGTGGACGAGTCTCTGTTAGAAATACTTATTGTAGAAGTTATGTAAGGTTGTGTCTACCAACCGAGAGTTTTATACTaatgaatttaataaattaatttcgcacatacctttgtatgaAATTTTTTGTCTAATTATAGTATAGTTTCGTAGGTCAATTTTCAGACGAATTTCGTCTTAATATTTCGGTGACGAATTTTGATGGTCGTCAATTTGTATAACAAtccaaaaatcgatttcttgGATCCTATAGACTAGAGTACCCCAATAGTGTCACAGTACGCCCTTGGTGGCGATATATCACTGGTGCACGTATAATTCACGTAAATAGATCGTCACACTTGGAAGTGTCTCATGTGGAAAACACTTACGTCAATTGAAGCGTAAAGGTCAACTTTACAACATATCGGTCGCCTTGCATTTTTAACGGTATCAGTCGTAACTGGATGCCATTTTCCACTTTGTAAGGTCCAAACATTCGACCTTATcgtgtcttttatttttttatttcagacaAATGAAATGCAAAGATCTTTAATATGAAAAACTTTGGGTGAATTTTATCCGTatcttatttatttaatcgaaatttaTTGTAACGTTTTCACCTGTAATTTTTGTCCCCTATGATACACAATATTGTAATCTATTAATATAATCGTGCCAtatatattaaacaaaatattataatagttattACACTTACAGAAATTACAATGAATTTTTATAGTTCTCCACGAGCAAACAATTATCCTAtcgatatgtattatatttacgtacaaatttcaattattatcgACGTAATCGTGAATCGTAACTATCATTGTCATTACAAATTGATCGTTCACGAGTCGTTGATTTTCCACTTTTTACTCTATCGGGTTCATCAATTTTCCATAAACGAACGCTAGAGACACGTTATTACTTTAACGATACAACGTAATTATACTCTATTTGAGATAATGAGATATCCAGTTTTTTTTTGCTCGGAGTATAATTAAGGAGGCGGATAAAAATGTAACTATACTCCAGTAGTATATAAgttggataaaaataattctgtaTTAAATGCATAGTACGATTGCTTTCATTCTTCATGTAAAGTAATTTTCCAGGAATTCTTTAGAAACGTGATATAATCTTTTCGAGCAATTTATTTACGTACGATTCAGCTGAAAATGTTTGGAAAGACGTTACAGATTTTTAAAGATTCctcgtttttaaatttaataaaaaatgttttgaataaaaattgatagATATTTCGGATGACGTTACACATTGATTATATAGtggagtttttttcttttttacgaacttgttgaattttatatattccAAACATTATTCGCCGCTATTTTACACTCGTGTAATTCGATAGTATCTAGGCATATAAATTTTGTAGTTCTTAACCGCGTTGTAAGTATGGTTAATAGCGTAAAAGTTCCCGATTCGAACGTGTTTCAGTAAGACATATCTATAGTAAcctcatatttaatacattcttCAGCACCTTTGCGTTCGATAGGCGTTACACTTGACACCAAAGAAAGGCACACTGTCTCAAGAATAAATCCATAACAGTTCAAACTTGAGAGAAAAGCATTATTCTATACGTGAAAACAAACAAgttatatttcttaaaaaatcgGTTGGGAaacgtacaaaatttgaaactttcccGATCGATTTTGTTTCTGTTTCCTTCAAGATgtaatacacatacacacacaataTCCAAATACTTGATCAGTGTGCAAAATAATCCATCACTTgagtatattcaaatattcatatGTTCATATACGTCCAAGTGACTGAATATTCATAGCATCCAATCAATGTGATATGGTGTGCACGTGTGAtgaattattcgagtaataatattcgaccgatgatattcaaatactcatcaAGTATTCAAGTAGCCAAATATCTGAATACTCAAATatccaaatatttgaatatttgaatatttgaatacttgtatAATGATACTAGAATACACAAATGTTCGAGTACCCAGCTACTCTAAAATCTAGATATTTCAATAACGGTATtccaatactcgaatattcgaacaataagATTCATATACctgtaaaatattcgagtaacgatattcgaatattcgaacaataagATTCATATACctgtaaaatattcgagtaacgatattcgaatattcgaacaataagATTCATATACctgtaaaatattcgagtaacgatattcgaatactcgaacagtaACATTCAAATACCAATATTAAATactcgagtaacgatattcgaatactcgaacagtaACATTCAAATACCAATATTAAATactcgagtaacgatattcgaatactcgaacagtaACATTCAAATACCAATATTAAATactcgagtaacgatattcgaatactcgaacagtaACATTCAAATACCAATATTAAATACCcgagtaacgatattcgaatactcgaacagtaACATTCAAATACCAATAtcaaatactcgagtaacgatattcgaatactcgaatactcgaatactcgattacTCGAAGTTCGTAGAAATCAAATACCCGTAAAATATTCCGCTAGTTGTAGTACTCCGGGCCGGAAATCGAACGCGAAATTGGTAAAAAAACGCGGCAATTCTTCTGtcacgttcgttcgatcgcgatcgttgcgAAAATCGGCCAGATACGTGGTGATGCAGGAGTGGCGGCGTACGCAGGGGtgtcgtcgcgtcgcgacgctggaCATTCGAAACGCGCAGTCCTCTGGCGGGAGCACACGAAGATTGACGGCCCAGGACGTGCGAGAGAGAGCCGGCTATCGACGTTGTTCACAAGGTGCGCGCGAAACGGTTACGTGTAAATACGTACTCTCgaaaaagtgtgaaaataagaggaaagaagaaaagaaataaacgacgaaaagtaaaaaagaaCCGTATCGTAGAAATTAGAATTCGATTCGTGAATTCAGCGTGCTTTTAGAGGGGAGGGGAGCGGAGAACGCGACAAGTCGAGGGACGATCTCGAAGAATGTACTTGAAGCGAATCGCGCGCGACCTAGCCGGTCGTATCTTACATCGAAGCGTCAACCTGACACTCTACTCGTCGATTTTTGGTCTTCTCTCGTTTCTAAATACCGGACGAAAAATACAAACGCTGCGTGCTACGAGCAAATGCAAGGTTTCCAGAATTTCGTAAGAGAACGGAACCTCGCGATCGTTTTCTCGATGTGTGCTCGCGAGCTCTTATCGCGTATCTACGAGTTTTCCTAACCTCGTCGCGAAGAAATTCTTCTTCTATCGTTTGATACtcgtcgattcttcgtttcgagattcAATTCGCGAGTTCTATGGCAGGTTATCGAATTTCTCGCGTAGCTACACCTTAAGAGCTCGACGGAGAGATTATCAATCGCATCTATTCGATATCCGAGTTCTTTTCGCGacgagaaaatttggaaaattaatttcttcgaagAAGATTGTGAATTTAGGAGAAATACGAAATGTGATTGTTTTTACCACGTGTGCAGTTTATTTTTGTCGCGTTCGGCGGATCACGAGTTCGATTCggcgttacaagttttacgaaaTCTACTCGGTCCACTGTACGATATTTTGAACGATCTCGAAGGAACCGGtaatttctgtatttcttttGCTCAAAATGTGGGTAAACGGAGTCGAGGCATAGATTCTTTTaccataattatttatttcatttgttcCTCAATGTGTCGGCCATTTACCGATCCTCGTTTAGAATACAATACGATGTAAACTAAATAAGACTTGAAAAAACAtcttgagagaaaaaaaatgatttaatgGTTCCTTTACGTTCTGTCTTATAATTTTGCatattatactatacgttaaaaTCCGTgttacttataacgaataatacaCGACGATAGTCGAAACGAACCTACTCGAGCATATTATTTACACGTTTCGACCTCGATTCTAGGTTTTCTTCGATAAGTGAAAAATTGATTCGTCCAGAAAGGTGTAtgcaaaaatgaatttttcacggACGAGAAGATCGTAAATAGTTCTCACGAGTGTTATACCGAATCTCGTAATTGCGCTCTTTAAACCGACGAATCTGCGCATTTGGTTTTACATTGTCCACGAAGGAAATGCCAAAGAACCAGTTATGTGTTTTGCACGGGAACAGAATCGATTTATCGGAACGACTTCCACTCGAGACATTCGAAGAatcgcgaaatcgatcgaatgGACTTTACAAACTTTTCACCGggtatatgaaaaaatatttcccccTTTGTTTCGAGGCTCGATgtattttcgatttctttctccCAATTTACCGAGCACGTTGTAAATCCCGAACACGTTATGAATACGTTTTGTGATTTTCCTAGTGCATTACAATGATGAAGCCCATGAAATTAGGAATCATCGGTGGCTGTATGCTCGCTTTTGGCGTTCTATTCTGTGCGGTGatttttcctccgtttctcaggTCGCAGATCAAAAAGGTGAGCAGAAATCTATACATtaggttttatcgaacgacaaaacttatcgaacagtactgttcaatgtagtactgttcaatgtagtattgtttaatgtagtactgttcaaagtagtactgttcaaagcagtactgttcaaagtagtactattcaatgtagtattgttcaatgtagtattgttcaatgtagtactgttcaatgtagtactgttcaatgtagtactgttcgatatagtactgttcaatgcagtcctgttcaatgtagtaatgttcaatgtagtactctttaatgtagtactgtacgatgcagtactgttcaatgtagtactgttcaatgtagtactgttcaatgtagtactattcagtgtagtactgttcgatgtagtactgttcaatatagtaatgttcaatgtagtattgttcaatgtagtactgttcagtgaagtactgttcaatgtagtactgttcaatgtagtactgttcaatgtagtactattcagtgtagtactgttcaatgtagtactgttcaatgtagtactgttcaatgtagtactattcaatgtcgtttttatcaaacgacaaaacttatcgaacaacttattacTTACCATTAGAAACATTATAACTCTGAGCTGTCTACTATTGGCCCACGCGTGTAAAAATTACCATTTTTGTCATTATTCCAATCCTCGGAAACCATTACCGAAAGAACAAAGGAGAATAAGGTGTAACCATTAACATTGAATTCTAAAATACTAattgcatatatgtatatatgtgggTTCCCTTTAATTCGCAACATGTAATGCAATttttttactcgaatatttaataGCCGGTAGTGCAATCAAGATGTTACATACGTTCTCACGTGCAATTGTAATCATCTTCGCGATAAACACCTGCGAACGCCATTAgcattactttcaattttttcacaatCGTCTCTAACCCGCCATTATCTCGGTAGCAGAGCAGTacttttctttctgtaattgtcGCTTCATGTCGTGTCCATTGTGTTTTTCATTTGCTTTCAACTTTTCGTGAATGTTCCTATTGCTTATCATCGTGTCAACACTGGACTCTCGCACGTCAGCGACTTTTTTCCGCGATTCAGAAAACGAcgagatataaaaataatagacaTTTTTGTAAGGCACATCGATAAAGTGATCATTTATGACACGGTAACGCGTCATTTCGATAAATCGCGGTTTTCGACCAACGAATCGCGAAATTACGTGTTCCAAGGACACCGATGACACGATGACAAAAACGTAAAAACGATGACACGACATCGCGTTTCCGTTTATGActgaatcgacgagtcgaaaaaCAACATTTCGTGATATTTGAAAGAACAGATGCGTTCGTTACACTCAAGGGACAACCTGAAAAACTAGTATAGGATACTTCTTTCGCACTGTTCTCGATCCCAATGTGTAGGTATACTTTTTTAGATACAACCTAAAGATTATTTAGAAATGGTTAATTTTTAACCTGTATCGTTCTCTGActcgtcgattcaattttattaaattttcgagCTTTTTGCTGTCAATCATTTTGGAGAAAATTAGAGGTACGGGGGTGGGGAGAATTTATCTTTCTGTTCTCTGTCCTGGTTAAGTTATTGTAAGTGtacgtgtatatatttttactgTTCGTCGACTGACCATAATGTCACAATAAAATGGAATTCCAAACTGAGAGATTTGAAATTCCAGCAAGTCGCGTTGAAAGATGGTTCCGAGATGCGCGAATTATGGTCGAATTTTCCCCTTCCGCTCGACTTCAAAATTTATCTCTTCAACGTGACGAATCCAGCCGAAATCACAGCAGGAGAGAAACCGATACTTCAAGAAGTGGGGCCATTTTTTTACGAGTAAGTGTTTTTCGATTTGGATACTTCGATGGAACAGTTACTATTTAAAGATTCGTTTATTCAATTATTCTCTATTTAACAACCTTTACAACGAGCCACCGTGTTTAGAGCGATCTTTCGTAAGGAATTGTATTTTGAGAAAATGTGGTAAAAAGAGATTAATATTTTTACCTCTTCGAATAGGAATACCTTCTTTGATTATAATCGGTGCCTATAGGGCCCTAACCCTTTGCCTACGATCGGTGCCTATAGGCCTTTAACCTTTTCGCTACGATCAGTGTCTATAAGTGTTCAGTCAATTGATCGCGTGCGtcaaacgcctataggcgttcaacGAGTACGCATTCTCGATACGCGAGAAGATGTTCCGCACGCAGGGTAGGTTTCGCGTCAAGTGGTCCATAGTGAAAGGGTTGATGGCCATTGCGTCACGCGTGGTATTAGAAGATAGAGACTAAGAAGAGAAATGTAATAGAAATCGATGGATAAACGGTTCTCACGGTAACTATTGTTTGTATCTGGACGCAATTGATATTTCCAGCGAGTACAAGCAGAAAGTGAATCTGATCGATCGAGAGGAGGACGACAGCGTCGAGTATAATTTAAAAGCCACTTGGTACTTCAATCCTGCGCGAAGCAACGGCCTAACCGGTGAAGAGGAGCTCGTCGTGCCTCACGTTCTCATTCTCAGCGTGGTGAAAATCGCTCTGATGGAACAACCCGGGGCAATGGGGATCATCAGTGAGTGTGCATTATCTTCGTCACGTTTCGATTCTCCAAGCACATCGAATATATTCTCGTATTCGATCACAAGCGAAGGTCGACTTTACCTTACCCAAGAATACCTAAGGATTCTAAGGTGGGACGAGAGAAACGTTTTACTTATAGCTGACGAGCTACTTGCACCTCGCCTTGGGGGACACAATCAATTGGTCACTGTAACGCGTTCTTTAACTTTTATACGGTTTTCTACTCTTTTTCACCATTTCTTCGCGCATCCTTCAAACTCGTTCATTTGCGTTTTTATCTTCAATTATAATACACTTGAAGCTGAACGATAATctagtaatttaaaaattctcgtTAGCTCTCTTGTTCGCCATGAGTCGGTTTTCGAGATAAGAATTGGATACCAaaatttgtggaaaatttttttgaaaattttatcaaacattGCACACGTTACATTGACCGAGAGGATCGAgttatttcaaaatttgttgaaaatatttttgcaagttttatcaaacgttaCACACGTTACATCGACCGAGAGGATcgagttatttaaaaatttattgaaaatttttttgcaagttttatcaaacgttaCACACGTTACATCGACCGAGAGGATCGAgttatttcaaaatttgttgaaaatttttttgcaagttttatcaaacgttaCACACGTTACATCGACCGAGAGGATCGAgttatttcaaaatttgttgaaaatatttttgcaagttttatcaaacgttaCACACGTTACATCGACTGAGAGGATCGAgttatttcaaaatttgttgaaaatttttttgcaagttttatcaaacgttaCACACGTTacatcgatcgagaaaatcgagtttcgtggaaaattatttttacaattgggTCTCGCGTTccggctcgttttcatcgggacaaGCACGCAGAAGTcgtgtaatgcgagtctcgctcgctgttactccgtctctctcgctcccgCTGCGTAACCGTTTATCGTAAGATCGTAGAGTTTCCTCACGTTCTCGGTGTTCCGTTTCCAGACAAAGGTATGGACAGCATTTTTAAAAAGCCAAGCTCGGTCTTCGTGAGAGCCAAAGCGAGGGATATacttttcgacggtctgatcaTCGACTGCACGGTGAAAGATTTTGCTGGGTCCGCGATTTGTAGCGCTCTGAAGGAAAAAACTGATGTTTTGCTACCCGACGGCCAGGGACATTTTATGTTCTCCTTGTTCGGCCCGGTAGGTATCCATATTTTTCGTCATCGATCAGGTGTAATTGTCAGTGATCAGAAATTACGATTGGTGGGGAGGGAGTAACCGATTGGTGGGGATGTGTTTTCACATAAAATAAGAATTTCTACAATACCAGATCCAAGATTTTTTCATATATCTACgtaatatcgaaataaaaattattagatACAGGGAGGGAGGAATTTGTACAATTGCTCTCTTGTCTTCCCTAATACCTCTTTTATACAATAGTTGGGCTACCGATGATCAGTTCGAATTATTTCAAGTTACGTCGTATTGGGTTGTTTTataagttgtattttttttccaactcaaatttttcacttTCGCGAAATTAATCGAGTTTCGTGTTCCGCTTAGAAAAATGACAGCATTATGCCCGAACGTATACGCGTGTTACGTGGACTGAAAAATTACAAGGACGTCGGTCGTGTGACAGAGT
The sequence above is drawn from the Ptiloglossa arizonensis isolate GNS036 chromosome 1, iyPtiAriz1_principal, whole genome shotgun sequence genome and encodes:
- the LOC143147347 gene encoding uncharacterized protein LOC143147347, translating into MGVTDSEQTQFSFDAVQWQLGLWGASLKAIMKFLLILSLLVVASTAITINKREKDKSIEKKHDKRGLHLGYGLPPEHLYGAPEPAPIYETHVHDAVHGVGPPLPPPAIAHPAPLAVPVPQPLAHPLPVAHPLPVAHPVPVAHPVPVAHPVPVAHPVPHPVPVPQPIPHPVPVAVPVAKPVPIPVPVDRAVPVPVDRLVPVPVAVPVPKPYPVHVERLVHIDRPVAVPVDRPVHIPVDRPVAVPVPVPKPYAVPFEKLVHVDRPYPVHVAVPYHVPKPYPVPVAIHAHKSHGWFKW
- the LOC143152929 gene encoding sensory neuron membrane protein 1, producing MYLKRIARDLAGRILHRSVNLTLYSSIFGLLSFLNTGRKIQTLRATSKCKCITMMKPMKLGIIGGCMLAFGVLFCAVIFPPFLRSQIKKQVALKDGSEMRELWSNFPLPLDFKIYLFNVTNPAEITAGEKPILQEVGPFFYDEYKQKVNLIDREEDDSVEYNLKATWYFNPARSNGLTGEEELVVPHVLILSVVKIALMEQPGAMGIINKGMDSIFKKPSSVFVRAKARDILFDGLIIDCTVKDFAGSAICSALKEKTDVLLPDGQGHFMFSLFGPKNDSIMPERIRVLRGLKNYKDVGRVTEFDGKPALTIWPEDHCNEFNGTDSTIFPPLLTENDDIVSFNPDICRSLSAHYQHKSKVKGVNTLHYTANFGDMSTNSMEKCFCPTSDTCLTKNLYDMYKCLGAPFIGSLPHFLGSEEKYLQLVDGLNPNEEEHDISMDFEPMTATPLSAHKRLQFSMFLHPIEKFKLMKKFPECLFPIFWIEEGILLDDQFVKKLKTVFIAIKIVGVLKWLTSVAGAGLIGGAAALYFKNKDKNKLDITKVSPQSKNGKDNEEKKWPLEMNISTIQSAAVPPNLDRN